From Pseudarthrobacter equi, a single genomic window includes:
- a CDS encoding TatD family hydrolase, with translation MCSPQTPDAYREPTTEGSQSGAASPKREYPPAPEPLPVPVMDNHTHLDFPDGKGPVGITEAMDAAAAVGVQGAVQVGCDLESSRFTVQAVQQDDRLLGAVALHPNDAPGYAARGELEDALAEIEELAAHPRIRAIGETGLDFFRTEGEGLAHQRYSFRRHIDIAKRLDLTLQIHDRDAHADVVQVLAEEGAPDRVVFHCFSGDEELAAICNREGWYMSFAGTLTFRNAANLRSALAVADPELVLVETDAPFLTPHPHRGRPNASYMVPYTVRAMAELTGTDLSELCTRISSNTLGAYGSWS, from the coding sequence ATGTGCAGTCCGCAGACCCCCGATGCCTACCGCGAACCCACAACGGAAGGCTCCCAGAGTGGCGCAGCGTCCCCGAAACGCGAATATCCGCCCGCGCCCGAACCGCTGCCGGTACCGGTAATGGATAACCACACGCACCTGGATTTTCCAGACGGAAAAGGGCCGGTAGGAATCACCGAAGCTATGGACGCTGCTGCCGCTGTGGGTGTCCAGGGGGCAGTCCAGGTGGGCTGCGACCTGGAATCGTCGCGGTTCACCGTTCAGGCGGTGCAGCAGGATGACCGGTTGCTGGGCGCTGTGGCGCTGCACCCCAATGATGCTCCCGGCTATGCCGCCCGCGGCGAACTCGAGGACGCTCTCGCTGAGATTGAAGAGCTGGCAGCCCACCCGCGGATCCGTGCCATCGGCGAGACGGGCCTAGACTTCTTCCGCACGGAAGGCGAGGGGCTTGCACATCAGCGGTACTCATTCCGGCGGCACATCGACATCGCCAAACGGCTGGACCTCACCCTCCAGATCCACGACCGGGACGCGCATGCCGACGTGGTGCAGGTCCTGGCGGAAGAGGGTGCTCCGGACCGGGTGGTATTCCATTGCTTCTCCGGCGATGAGGAGCTTGCCGCCATCTGCAACCGCGAGGGCTGGTACATGTCGTTCGCCGGAACACTGACCTTCCGGAACGCGGCCAACCTGCGGTCCGCGCTCGCGGTCGCAGACCCGGAACTCGTCCTGGTGGAAACAGACGCCCCGTTCCTGACCCCGCATCCGCACCGGGGCCGGCCCAACGCCAGCTACATGGTGCCGTACACCGTCCGGGCCATGGCTGAATTGACAGGCACGGACCTCTCGGAGCTGTGCACCCGGATCAGCTCAAATACGTTGGGGGCATACGGATCCTGGAGCTGA
- a CDS encoding resuscitation-promoting factor, whose amino-acid sequence MDLKLRAIVVKFFTSDSKISFFKVGAQLLVLCTLVAGLVAFVGNNKTITLNVDGKVSSVQTFGGTVGQVVKSANIELKPADRVSPAIDASVHNGTVINVNQAKEVKVSLDGAEKTVSTTAQDVAGLVTELGVASTSSLSVPKDAQLALAGSFVSISTPKSVSIVADGKVNTTTTTAATVGDVLESAGLTIGANDRTSQPANAHVVNNMVIKVSRVDNGQTAKTSEDVPFETVTTENAEMLKGEKEVTQAGAAGKLEKTFKLVLVDGREASRTLVSEAVAVQPVAEKVTIGTKAKPVAQAAAAPAAGNNTGAAAPAMMNEAMWDKIAQCESTGNWSINSGNGYYGGLQFDIRTWIGAGGGAYAPNASLATKAQQIDIANRVYAQRGLQPWGCGWAASS is encoded by the coding sequence ATGGACCTAAAGTTACGGGCAATCGTGGTCAAGTTCTTCACATCGGATAGCAAGATCAGCTTTTTCAAGGTTGGAGCCCAGCTGCTGGTGCTTTGCACCCTGGTGGCGGGGCTCGTAGCCTTCGTCGGCAATAACAAAACCATCACGCTCAACGTCGATGGCAAGGTCTCTTCCGTCCAGACCTTCGGCGGCACCGTCGGCCAGGTGGTCAAGAGTGCCAACATCGAACTGAAGCCCGCAGACAGGGTTTCCCCGGCCATCGACGCCTCGGTCCACAACGGAACCGTGATCAACGTCAACCAGGCCAAGGAAGTCAAGGTCAGCCTCGACGGAGCTGAGAAAACGGTCAGCACCACCGCGCAGGACGTCGCGGGCCTGGTCACCGAACTCGGCGTGGCCAGCACCTCATCGCTCTCAGTCCCCAAGGACGCGCAGCTCGCACTCGCCGGTTCCTTCGTGTCCATCTCCACCCCCAAGTCCGTCAGCATTGTCGCCGACGGCAAGGTGAACACCACCACCACCACCGCGGCTACCGTAGGCGACGTGCTCGAAAGCGCCGGGCTGACCATCGGCGCCAACGACCGGACCTCCCAGCCTGCCAACGCCCACGTCGTCAACAACATGGTGATCAAGGTGTCCCGGGTTGATAACGGCCAGACCGCGAAGACCTCCGAGGACGTCCCCTTCGAGACCGTGACCACCGAAAACGCCGAGATGCTCAAGGGTGAGAAGGAAGTTACCCAGGCAGGCGCCGCTGGCAAGCTGGAGAAGACCTTCAAGCTGGTCCTCGTGGATGGCCGTGAAGCCTCCCGCACCCTCGTCTCTGAAGCCGTAGCCGTCCAGCCCGTCGCTGAGAAGGTCACGATCGGCACCAAGGCAAAGCCTGTCGCCCAGGCCGCTGCGGCCCCGGCCGCCGGCAACAACACCGGCGCTGCTGCTCCGGCCATGATGAACGAAGCCATGTGGGACAAGATCGCCCAGTGCGAGTCCACCGGCAACTGGAGCATCAACAGCGGTAACGGCTACTACGGCGGCCTGCAGTTCGACATCCGGACGTGGATCGGCGCCGGCGGCGGGGCCTATGCACCCAACGCCAGCCTGGCCACCAAGGCCCAGCAGATCGACATCGCCAACCGCGTGTACGCGCAGCGCGGCCTGCAGCCGTGGGGCTGCGGCTGGGCAGCCAGCAGCTAG
- a CDS encoding DUF58 domain-containing protein, protein MALLDRLPQHLFTARGWGMLAAGGFTLAAAQIMGRRDLLTLSILLLVLPLVSLAGIRLVKPRFRVYREFHPSPVETSSPTTVRLAVARTGAGSGRASMEERLPPRFGSSPSFRFPSRTASGGTSRYEYHLRSEQRGQFRIGPVTAEFTDPFGLSLHRQSIDDGDTLTVTPAAVVLPATGLAGARGNDGVTATRTRANPSDDDVMTREYRHGDPMRRVHWAATARHGSLMVRQEESVTTPEATIILDHRFGAFSSGSTAAGGLAGQAGQASQDGHSMLTSRTFEWSVVAAMSISAHLAERNYGLRFLDVRGEPAFLHSPSAPEPESEEYGGASGLQSIAESLAAIQLTGPHHVRTNGRFRPSAGPVSAPALLRPRSRNGQDAGPAAFDDRLMDKLSAHRMRGPLIAVLGRISPEEATALAPAASYGTNAFAVIVAEKPEDFSPALETLRQGGWRAVAVPASVGTAAAWGSFDQDMPLPAPAGDASRGAGVVR, encoded by the coding sequence ATGGCCCTCCTGGACAGACTGCCCCAGCACCTATTCACCGCACGGGGGTGGGGCATGCTTGCTGCCGGGGGCTTCACCCTTGCCGCCGCCCAGATCATGGGACGCAGGGACCTTCTGACCCTCAGCATCCTGCTGCTGGTCCTCCCGCTGGTTTCGCTGGCCGGTATCCGGTTGGTGAAGCCCCGTTTCCGGGTGTATCGGGAGTTCCATCCTTCGCCGGTGGAAACGTCCTCCCCCACCACCGTGCGCCTTGCCGTGGCGCGGACCGGTGCAGGCAGCGGCCGGGCCAGCATGGAGGAACGCTTGCCGCCGCGGTTCGGTTCTTCGCCCTCGTTCAGGTTTCCCTCGCGTACGGCATCCGGCGGTACCAGCCGCTATGAATACCACCTGCGTTCGGAGCAGCGCGGCCAATTCCGCATTGGGCCGGTCACCGCCGAGTTCACGGACCCCTTCGGGTTGTCACTGCACCGCCAGTCCATCGACGACGGCGACACGCTCACCGTGACGCCGGCCGCCGTCGTACTCCCCGCTACCGGCCTGGCCGGCGCGCGCGGGAACGATGGCGTGACGGCAACCAGGACCCGCGCCAACCCCAGCGACGACGACGTCATGACGCGCGAATACCGTCACGGCGACCCCATGCGAAGGGTCCACTGGGCGGCCACCGCCCGGCACGGTTCGCTGATGGTCCGCCAGGAAGAATCCGTCACCACGCCGGAGGCCACGATTATCCTGGACCACCGGTTCGGGGCATTCTCCAGTGGTTCCACCGCTGCCGGCGGTCTGGCCGGCCAGGCCGGCCAAGCCAGCCAGGACGGGCATTCCATGCTGACCAGCCGGACGTTTGAATGGTCGGTGGTGGCGGCAATGTCCATCAGCGCACACCTGGCAGAGCGGAACTACGGCCTGCGCTTCCTGGATGTCCGCGGCGAGCCCGCCTTCCTGCATTCGCCCTCGGCGCCGGAACCGGAGTCAGAGGAATACGGCGGCGCGTCAGGGCTGCAGTCCATCGCAGAGAGCCTCGCTGCCATCCAGCTCACGGGGCCGCACCACGTCCGGACCAATGGCAGGTTCCGTCCGTCCGCCGGGCCGGTTTCCGCTCCGGCACTGCTGCGCCCCCGCAGCCGCAATGGCCAGGATGCGGGACCCGCCGCCTTCGACGACAGGCTCATGGACAAGCTGTCCGCGCACCGCATGCGCGGGCCACTGATTGCGGTCCTGGGCCGCATTTCGCCCGAAGAGGCAACCGCCCTGGCACCCGCAGCCAGCTACGGAACCAATGCCTTTGCCGTCATCGTGGCTGAGAAACCCGAAGACTTCTCCCCCGCGCTGGAGACCCTGCGACAGGGCGGATGGCGCGCCGTGGCCGTCCCCGCCTCCGTGGGCACCGCTGCTGCCTGGGGATCGTTCGACCAGGACATGCCGTTGCCCGCCCCGGCCGGCGACGCCAGCCGCGGCGCGGGGGTGGTCCGATGA
- a CDS encoding NAD-dependent succinate-semialdehyde dehydrogenase: protein MTVTAQAAVTAERESRLLASVPTGLLINGEWREAASGKTFDVEDPATGKVLLSIADAGAEDGAAALDAAVAAQESWAKVPPRERGEILRRAFELVTERAEDFALLMTMEMGKPLAEARGEVTYGAEFLRWFSEEAVRAFGRYSVAPDGKSRLLVTKKPVGPCLLITPWNFPLAMATRKIAPAVAAGCTMVLKSANLTPLTSQLFAAVMQEAGLPAGVLNVIPTSTAGATTGPLIKDARLRKLSFTGSTEVGRRLLADASETVLRTSMELGGNAPFVVFEDADLDAAVAGAMLAKLRNMGEACTAANRFIVHESVASEFAEKFAAKMKEMTTARGTEPESKVGPLIDAKSRDKVHELVSDAVASGAKAVLGGAPVDGPGYFYQPTILSGVSEGTRILSEEIFGPVAPIITFSSEDDAVRLANNTEYGLVAYVFTKDLNRGIRMGERLETGMLGLNAGVISNAAAPFGGVKQSGLGREGGLEGIEEYLYTQYIGIADPYAG from the coding sequence GTGACTGTTACTGCACAGGCCGCTGTTACCGCCGAGCGTGAAAGCCGGCTTCTGGCCTCCGTTCCCACCGGTTTGCTGATCAATGGCGAGTGGCGTGAAGCCGCTTCCGGGAAGACGTTCGACGTCGAGGATCCCGCGACCGGCAAGGTGCTTCTGAGCATTGCCGACGCCGGCGCCGAAGATGGTGCCGCGGCCCTGGACGCTGCGGTGGCTGCGCAGGAGTCCTGGGCAAAGGTTCCGCCGCGTGAGCGTGGGGAGATCCTGCGCCGGGCATTCGAGCTTGTGACCGAGCGCGCCGAGGACTTCGCGCTGCTGATGACCATGGAGATGGGCAAGCCCCTGGCCGAGGCCCGCGGCGAGGTCACCTACGGCGCAGAGTTCCTGCGTTGGTTCTCCGAGGAAGCGGTCCGCGCGTTCGGCCGCTACTCCGTTGCCCCTGACGGCAAGTCCCGCCTGCTGGTGACCAAGAAGCCTGTTGGCCCGTGCCTGCTGATCACGCCGTGGAACTTCCCGCTGGCCATGGCCACCCGCAAGATCGCACCGGCCGTCGCCGCCGGCTGCACCATGGTCCTGAAATCGGCCAACCTGACGCCACTGACGTCGCAGCTGTTCGCCGCCGTGATGCAGGAAGCCGGGCTGCCCGCCGGTGTCCTGAACGTCATTCCGACCTCAACCGCCGGCGCCACGACCGGTCCGCTGATCAAGGACGCCCGGCTGCGGAAGCTTTCCTTCACCGGGTCCACCGAAGTGGGCCGCCGGCTGCTTGCCGATGCGTCTGAAACCGTACTCCGGACCTCGATGGAACTCGGCGGCAATGCCCCGTTCGTCGTCTTCGAGGATGCTGACCTGGATGCTGCCGTCGCCGGTGCAATGCTGGCCAAGCTGCGCAACATGGGTGAGGCCTGCACCGCTGCAAACCGGTTCATCGTGCACGAATCCGTTGCCAGCGAGTTCGCGGAGAAGTTCGCCGCGAAGATGAAGGAGATGACCACCGCCCGCGGCACCGAGCCCGAGTCCAAGGTGGGCCCGCTGATCGATGCCAAGAGCCGCGACAAGGTCCACGAACTGGTTTCCGACGCCGTTGCCTCCGGCGCGAAGGCTGTCCTGGGCGGCGCCCCGGTGGATGGCCCCGGCTACTTCTACCAGCCCACCATCCTCTCGGGAGTCAGCGAAGGCACCCGGATCCTTTCGGAGGAAATCTTCGGCCCGGTGGCCCCCATCATCACGTTTTCCAGCGAGGACGACGCCGTACGCCTGGCCAACAACACCGAATATGGCCTGGTGGCGTACGTCTTCACCAAGGACCTCAACCGGGGCATCCGGATGGGTGAACGCCTCGAAACGGGCATGCTCGGCCTGAACGCCGGCGTGATTTCCAACGCCGCGGCACCGTTCGGCGGCGTCAAGCAGTCCGGCCTGGGCCGTGAAGGCGGGCTCGAAGGTATCGAGGAGTACCTCTACACCCAGTACATCGGCATCGCCGACCCCTACGCGGGCTAG
- a CDS encoding AAA family ATPase, with the protein MESYRRTANDVSAANRNLAGVSDPVSHLNGHRAAAMDADSFHDASQRILSTVNTVIDGKSDAAELALTVLLAQGHLLLEDVPGVGKTLLAKTLAKTIDCTVSRIQFTPDLLPSDVTGVSIYNQSSRLFEFRPGAVFANIVIGDEINRASAKTQSALLECMEEHQVTVDGTSYRLDEPFMVVATQNPIEMEGTYPLPEAQRDRFMARISMGYPDKDAEIEMLETHQAASPLAKVSAVVTAAEVAAMITTVQQVYVSQAVKEYTVSVGRATRESPLLRLGASPRSMLQLLRAAKATAALDARDFVLPDDVIQVAEAVLAHRIILDRKAAGAGETAHTVLQGILSRLPVPQAPADAGNTAGSGTAAGTRSQAARNAASVAGSGRNR; encoded by the coding sequence ATGGAATCTTACCGACGCACTGCCAACGATGTGAGCGCTGCGAACCGCAACCTGGCGGGCGTTTCCGATCCCGTCAGCCACCTGAACGGCCACCGTGCCGCCGCCATGGACGCTGACTCGTTCCACGACGCCAGCCAGCGGATCCTCAGCACTGTCAACACGGTGATCGACGGGAAGTCCGACGCCGCGGAGCTTGCGTTGACCGTCCTGCTCGCCCAGGGCCACCTGCTGCTGGAAGACGTTCCAGGCGTCGGCAAGACCCTGTTGGCCAAAACCCTTGCCAAAACCATTGACTGCACCGTCAGCCGCATCCAGTTCACGCCGGACCTGCTCCCCTCGGACGTGACCGGCGTGTCCATTTACAACCAGTCATCCAGGCTCTTCGAGTTCCGTCCGGGAGCAGTTTTTGCCAACATCGTCATCGGCGACGAGATCAACCGGGCGTCAGCGAAAACCCAGTCCGCCCTCCTCGAATGCATGGAGGAGCACCAGGTGACGGTGGACGGCACGTCCTACCGGCTTGATGAACCGTTCATGGTGGTTGCCACCCAGAACCCCATCGAGATGGAAGGCACCTACCCGCTGCCAGAGGCCCAGCGCGACAGGTTCATGGCCAGGATCTCCATGGGCTACCCGGACAAGGACGCCGAAATCGAGATGCTCGAAACCCATCAGGCGGCGTCCCCGCTGGCAAAGGTCTCAGCGGTGGTCACCGCCGCGGAGGTAGCGGCCATGATCACCACCGTCCAGCAGGTCTACGTCTCGCAGGCCGTGAAGGAATACACCGTGTCCGTCGGCAGGGCTACCAGGGAGAGCCCGCTGCTGCGGTTGGGTGCCAGTCCGCGATCCATGCTGCAGTTGCTTCGCGCTGCGAAGGCGACCGCAGCCCTGGACGCCCGCGACTTCGTCCTCCCCGACGACGTCATTCAGGTGGCCGAGGCTGTCCTGGCGCACCGGATCATCCTGGACCGCAAAGCTGCCGGCGCCGGCGAAACAGCGCACACCGTCCTGCAGGGCATCCTGTCGCGACTCCCGGTTCCGCAGGCACCCGCAGATGCCGGCAACACTGCGGGTTCAGGCACTGCCGCCGGAACGCGGAGCCAGGCCGCCCGCAACGCCGCTTCCGTGGCAGGTTCGGGCAGGAACCGCTAA
- a CDS encoding 4-(cytidine 5'-diphospho)-2-C-methyl-D-erythritol kinase → MNTPAVRFAARTVRVKAPGKINVSLDVGPLRPDGYHSVASVYLAVSLYEEVAATSTETPGITVSLSPGSTLDLDAVDIPLDASNLAYRAAAIMADVSEHATGVHLEITKRVPVAGGMGGGSADAAATLLACDALWNSGLSREELAHLAAELGADVPFSLLGGTAVGLGVGDQLSPALAKAKTHWVLVTADFGLPTPEVFRTLDRLREAEGVDADEPTGVDPHILAALRGGDADALSRILVNDLQRASIELAPSLRDTLGIGESHGAIAGIVSGSGPTVALLADDSVAAEALAEDLQHQGLSALAVHGPVPGARIISDTLL, encoded by the coding sequence GTGAACACGCCCGCCGTCCGGTTCGCGGCACGGACGGTCCGGGTCAAGGCTCCCGGAAAGATCAACGTCTCGCTGGACGTCGGCCCGCTCCGGCCCGATGGCTACCATTCCGTGGCCAGCGTCTACCTGGCCGTCTCCCTCTATGAAGAAGTCGCCGCCACCAGCACGGAAACGCCGGGCATCACGGTGAGCCTGAGCCCGGGCAGCACCCTTGACCTTGACGCCGTCGACATCCCCCTTGACGCCAGCAACCTGGCGTACAGGGCCGCCGCCATCATGGCTGACGTTTCCGAGCACGCCACCGGGGTCCACCTGGAAATCACCAAGAGGGTGCCCGTGGCCGGCGGAATGGGCGGGGGATCGGCGGACGCCGCCGCTACGCTCCTGGCCTGTGATGCCCTGTGGAACAGCGGCCTGTCCAGGGAGGAACTCGCGCACCTTGCTGCCGAACTCGGAGCCGACGTTCCGTTCTCCCTGCTCGGCGGAACGGCGGTAGGGCTCGGGGTTGGTGACCAGTTGTCGCCGGCACTCGCCAAGGCAAAGACCCACTGGGTCCTGGTTACCGCCGACTTCGGCCTGCCCACCCCGGAAGTCTTCCGGACCCTGGACAGGCTGCGTGAAGCCGAGGGCGTGGACGCGGACGAGCCCACCGGCGTCGACCCCCACATCCTGGCCGCGCTCCGCGGTGGCGACGCAGACGCCCTCAGCCGCATCCTGGTCAACGACCTCCAGCGGGCCTCCATTGAACTGGCCCCCTCACTGCGCGATACGCTGGGCATCGGCGAATCGCATGGCGCCATCGCCGGCATCGTGTCCGGCTCCGGGCCCACCGTGGCACTGCTCGCGGATGACTCCGTGGCAGCGGAAGCATTGGCGGAAGACCTGCAGCACCAAGGCCTTTCCGCCCTCGCCGTCCACGGTCCCGTTCCCGGTGCCCGCATCATCTCCGACACCCTTCTCTAG
- a CDS encoding DUF3488 and transglutaminase-like domain-containing protein → MTMAPARTPGTGTQSTPTDGSRPARVGAYPWAMAAAIVLAVCGAALSLNGVLRGWAWYWPVATTVGAVGFTLAGLRALRAAPLLVTAGGFLSLGAILTLTFFRGSSILGVIPSAATFSDVNQLIRRASETVLSETAPVAPNVGIVMVICAVLGLAVILVDALAVPLGMPAATGMGLLAILVVPAMIKPQSVGFWGFVATVAGYLMILACSQWFAPDFRSQGGTARNPGQLRRAALTGAVALAATLVVPLAVPGFDQGTFPQGSRLNPWGTGTGLNPMITLGNSLRTPDGSGRITYATSATAPLYLRSVTVDHFDGESWGPDDRTASRLPLGGQIDPGYAILADEQQQVTAIDTGTFSSPYLPAPYAPETVRGLNGRWTWDPATLSIKGSDATASRRQEYVVTSSVPNLTAALLERSSAPVRDVPDDFTRIPGNVPEIVRTTAGRVAGAGTTPYEKAMAIQRYLRSSEFTYSLQSPVQGGYDGNGLSVLSDFLEQKSGYCIHYASAMAVMARLEGIPSRIAVGYAPGRLTGATVTVAGQGELSEYEVDARDAHAWPELYFQGLGWVPFEPTPSRGVVPDYASETSSPAAPGSVENNDGLVPDPAPAPSPAPSATPVPAPGVGGGSTDAGAQVVPWLLGTGGVLGVLLLAASPRLVRAGIRARRLRPRNAADAVPLAWSELLDLGRDYGLPAGTSESPRAYASRLRSSLLGEPDGMDEAAHRAVAAVTAAFERRRYGRPPEQADGRLESDAGSSVPGRAAGSPGAAEAPGQLGPLEDSLRANATLLQRWRARWLPPSVMGRLGRLATAPARLAGRAWTRRAETMAEATVRARPVEPGWTAHGGIREQEGN, encoded by the coding sequence ATGACCATGGCGCCGGCCCGGACTCCGGGAACGGGTACGCAGTCCACACCGACTGACGGTTCAAGACCCGCCCGCGTGGGCGCCTACCCCTGGGCCATGGCCGCAGCCATCGTGCTGGCAGTCTGCGGGGCTGCCCTGTCCCTGAACGGGGTCCTGCGTGGCTGGGCCTGGTATTGGCCGGTGGCCACCACCGTTGGCGCGGTGGGCTTTACGCTTGCCGGGCTTCGGGCACTGCGCGCAGCGCCGCTGCTGGTCACCGCGGGCGGCTTCCTCTCGCTCGGGGCCATCCTCACGCTGACGTTCTTCCGCGGGTCAAGCATTCTGGGGGTGATTCCCAGCGCCGCGACGTTTTCCGACGTCAACCAGCTGATCCGCCGTGCCAGCGAAACCGTCCTGTCGGAGACCGCACCCGTTGCACCCAACGTGGGCATCGTCATGGTGATCTGCGCCGTCCTCGGACTGGCAGTGATCCTGGTGGATGCCCTGGCCGTCCCGCTCGGCATGCCCGCGGCCACCGGCATGGGGCTGCTGGCCATCCTGGTGGTACCGGCAATGATCAAGCCGCAAAGCGTCGGTTTCTGGGGATTCGTTGCAACGGTGGCCGGTTACCTGATGATCCTGGCCTGCAGCCAGTGGTTTGCTCCCGACTTCCGCAGCCAGGGCGGGACTGCACGGAACCCGGGGCAGCTTCGCCGGGCCGCCCTCACCGGAGCCGTGGCGCTGGCCGCCACCCTGGTGGTACCGCTGGCTGTCCCCGGCTTCGACCAGGGCACCTTCCCGCAGGGCTCACGGCTCAATCCGTGGGGAACCGGAACCGGCCTGAATCCCATGATCACGCTGGGGAACAGCCTGCGGACACCGGACGGCAGCGGCCGGATCACCTACGCCACCAGTGCCACCGCTCCCCTGTACCTGAGGTCCGTCACGGTGGACCATTTCGACGGCGAATCCTGGGGCCCGGACGACCGCACCGCATCGCGGCTGCCACTGGGCGGACAGATCGATCCCGGCTACGCGATCCTCGCCGACGAACAGCAGCAGGTCACGGCCATCGACACCGGCACCTTCAGCAGCCCGTACCTTCCGGCCCCCTACGCCCCGGAGACGGTCCGCGGCCTCAACGGCCGGTGGACCTGGGACCCCGCCACACTGAGCATCAAGGGCTCCGACGCCACAGCCTCCCGGCGCCAGGAGTACGTGGTGACATCGTCGGTGCCCAACCTGACGGCAGCGCTGCTGGAGCGGTCTTCCGCTCCGGTGCGGGACGTTCCGGACGACTTCACGCGGATCCCCGGGAACGTGCCGGAGATCGTCCGGACCACCGCCGGGCGCGTAGCCGGTGCGGGCACCACGCCGTATGAGAAAGCAATGGCCATCCAGCGCTACCTGCGTTCATCGGAGTTCACGTATTCCCTGCAGTCGCCTGTGCAGGGCGGCTATGACGGCAACGGCCTGTCCGTCCTGTCCGACTTCCTGGAGCAGAAGAGCGGATACTGCATCCACTACGCCTCGGCGATGGCGGTGATGGCACGGTTGGAGGGGATCCCCAGCCGGATCGCGGTGGGGTATGCGCCGGGCAGGCTGACCGGTGCCACGGTAACCGTTGCCGGCCAGGGCGAGCTGTCGGAGTACGAGGTGGACGCGCGGGATGCGCACGCCTGGCCGGAACTGTACTTCCAGGGACTGGGCTGGGTGCCGTTCGAGCCCACGCCGTCCCGTGGCGTGGTGCCGGACTACGCCAGCGAAACCTCGTCCCCTGCAGCACCGGGCTCCGTTGAAAACAATGATGGCCTCGTCCCCGATCCCGCCCCGGCTCCGTCACCGGCTCCCAGTGCCACTCCGGTGCCGGCCCCGGGTGTTGGCGGCGGAAGCACTGACGCCGGCGCACAGGTGGTGCCCTGGCTGCTGGGAACAGGCGGCGTGCTGGGCGTGCTCCTGCTCGCGGCGTCGCCGCGGCTGGTGCGCGCCGGAATCCGTGCGCGGCGCCTCCGGCCAAGGAACGCCGCTGATGCCGTTCCGCTGGCATGGAGCGAGTTGCTGGACCTTGGCCGGGACTACGGTCTCCCGGCCGGCACCAGTGAATCACCGCGCGCCTATGCCTCGCGCCTCCGCAGTTCGCTGCTGGGCGAGCCGGACGGCATGGATGAGGCGGCGCACCGTGCCGTTGCCGCCGTTACGGCGGCCTTCGAACGGCGCAGGTACGGCCGGCCGCCGGAGCAGGCTGACGGTCGCTTGGAATCCGACGCCGGGTCGTCAGTCCCCGGCCGCGCTGCGGGTTCGCCTGGTGCCGCCGAAGCGCCCGGACAGCTGGGGCCGCTTGAGGATTCGCTGCGGGCCAACGCAACGCTGCTGCAGCGGTGGCGGGCCAGGTGGCTGCCGCCCTCCGTCATGGGCCGGCTGGGCAGGCTCGCCACCGCTCCAGCCAGGCTCGCGGGCCGCGCGTGGACGCGGCGCGCGGAGACCATGGCAGAAGCCACCGTGCGCGCCCGCCCGGTCGAACCAGGGTGGACTGCGCACGGCGGCATCCGCGAGCAGGAGGGCAACTGA
- the rsmA gene encoding 16S rRNA (adenine(1518)-N(6)/adenine(1519)-N(6))-dimethyltransferase RsmA, producing the protein MTEPNPAAPAPLFGASDIRRLAGEIGVRPTKTLGQNFVIDGNTIRRIVAAAGVGADETVLEVGPGLGSLTLGLLDAAAAVVAVEIDPVLAAKLPATVAEWRPAAVGNFHLVEADAMKVTELPVEPTALVANLPYNVAVPVVLHLLEHFPSLQHGLVMVQDEVADRLAAGPGSKTYGVPSVKAAWYSQMRKAGVIGMNVFWPAPKIHSGLVAFTRREPPATSATRKQVFAVIDAAFAQRRKTLRAALSGWAGGGPEAERCLLAAGVDPTARGEVIDIAAFARIAEAKEAGA; encoded by the coding sequence GTGACTGAACCCAACCCCGCCGCGCCCGCACCGCTTTTCGGTGCATCCGACATTCGCCGGCTGGCAGGGGAGATCGGCGTCAGGCCCACCAAGACCCTGGGCCAGAACTTCGTCATCGACGGCAACACCATCCGCAGGATCGTGGCAGCAGCAGGAGTCGGGGCCGACGAGACGGTCCTGGAAGTCGGCCCGGGCCTCGGCTCACTGACACTGGGCCTGCTGGACGCCGCCGCGGCAGTGGTGGCTGTGGAGATCGATCCCGTCCTCGCCGCCAAGCTTCCCGCAACGGTGGCTGAATGGCGGCCGGCCGCGGTCGGAAATTTCCATCTCGTCGAGGCTGACGCCATGAAGGTCACGGAACTTCCTGTGGAACCTACGGCGCTGGTAGCCAACCTGCCCTACAACGTTGCGGTGCCCGTGGTCCTGCACCTCCTGGAGCATTTCCCCAGCCTGCAGCACGGCCTGGTCATGGTCCAGGACGAGGTAGCCGACCGGCTGGCCGCCGGTCCGGGGTCAAAGACCTATGGCGTTCCGTCCGTCAAGGCAGCCTGGTACAGCCAGATGCGCAAAGCCGGCGTGATCGGCATGAACGTATTCTGGCCCGCGCCCAAGATTCACAGCGGACTGGTCGCCTTCACCCGGCGCGAGCCGCCTGCCACCAGTGCAACCCGCAAACAGGTCTTTGCCGTGATTGATGCAGCTTTCGCCCAGCGTCGCAAGACCCTGCGCGCCGCGCTCAGCGGCTGGGCCGGGGGAGGACCTGAAGCCGAACGCTGCCTGCTGGCGGCCGGCGTTGACCCCACGGCACGCGGTGAGGTCATCGACATCGCCGCGTTCGCCCGAATCGCCGAAGCCAAGGAAGCGGGCGCGTGA